From a single Molothrus ater isolate BHLD 08-10-18 breed brown headed cowbird chromosome Z, BPBGC_Mater_1.1, whole genome shotgun sequence genomic region:
- the LOX gene encoding protein-lysine 6-oxidase, whose translation MRFAPPGLLLAQLHACIYWSCLWPAGCQQQPPRRDPPPPPAAWRQRIQWENNGQVYSLLSLGSQYQPPRRRQAAEAAGSPILLLRNNGTGLPRRAAARNAAAAAAQPQPQPQPAAGSRGGSGARHWFQAGYQASSGGRAAAPQRSPGAAASAARGASSGAPRPSPAGGTGTDGNGSSAGAGSLPPLSSFRPGREDVMVGDDPYNPYKYTDDNPYYNYYDTYERPRQGSRYRPGYGTGYFQYGLPDLVPDPYYIQASTYVQRMSMYNLRCAAEENCLASSAYRADVRDYDNRVLLRFPQRVKNQGTSDFLPSRPRYSWEWHSCHQHYHSMDEFSHYDLLDASSHRKVAEGHKASFCLEDTSCDYGYYRRYACTAHTQGLSPGCYDTYNADIDCQWIDITDVKPGNYILKVSVNPSYLVPESDYSNNIVRCDIRYTGHHAYASGCTISP comes from the exons ATGCGTTTCGCGCCGCCGGGGCTCCTGCTCGCCCAGCTTCACGCGTGCATCtactggagctgcctctggccCGCcggctgccagcagcagccgccgcgCCGGGatcccccgccgccccccgccgcctGGAGGCAGCGGATCCAGTGGGAGAACAACGGGCAGGTGTAcagcctgctcagcctgggctccCAGTACCAGCCCCCGCGGCGCAGGCAGGCGGCCGAGGCGGCGGgcagccccatcctgctgctgcgGAACAACGGCACGGGGCTGCCGCGGAGAGCCGCCGCCCGCaacgccgccgccgccgccgcgcagccccagccccagccccagcccgccGCCGGCAGCCGCGGGGGCTCCGGGGCTCGGCACTGGTTCCAGGCCGGCTACCAGGCTTCCTCCGGGGGTCGCGCCGCTGCCCCGCAGCGGAGCCCAGGGGCCGCCGCCTCCGCGGCCCGGGGCGCCTCCTCGGGGGCGCCGCGACCCAGCCCCGCCGGCGGCACTGGCACCGACGGCAACGGGAGCAGCGCCGGGGCCGGCAGCCTGCCGCCCCTGAGCAGCTTCAGACCCGGCCGGGAAGATGTCATGGTAGGAGACGACCCCTACAACCCCTACAAGTACACGGACGATAACCCCTACTACAACTACTACGACACCTACGAGAGGCCCCGCCAGGGCAGCAGGTACAGACCTGGCTACGGCACCGGCTACTTCCAGTACG GTCTCCCTGACTTAGTCCCGGATCCCTATTACATCCAGGCGTCCACGTATGTCCAGAGGATGTCCATGTATAACTTGAGATGTGCTGCCGAGGAGAACTGCTTGGCAAG CTCAGCTTATCGAGCAGATGTCAGGGACTATGACAATCGGGTGCTCCTGAGATTCCCccaaagagtgaaaaatcaAGGCACATCGGATTTTCTGCCCAGCAGACCCCGTTACTCATGGGAGTGGCACAGCTGTCACCA ACATTACCACAGCATGGATGAATTCAGCCACTATGACTTGTTGGATGCAAGCTCACACAGAAAAGTTGCTGAGGGTCACAAAGCAAGTTTCTGCCTTGAAGATACTTCCTGTGATTATGGATATTACAGGCGGTATGCATgtacagcacacacacag GGTCTGAGCCCTGGCTGCTACGACACTTACAATGCTGACATAGATTGCCAATGGATTGATATTACTGATGTAAAACCTGGAAATTACATTCTGAAG GTGAGTGTGAACCCCAGCTACCTGGTGCCTGAATCCGACTACTCCAACAACATCGTCCGCTGCGACATCCGCTACACGGGCCACCACGCCTACGCCTCTGGCTGCACCATCTCCCCGTGA